One window of the Microplitis demolitor isolate Queensland-Clemson2020A chromosome 10, iyMicDemo2.1a, whole genome shotgun sequence genome contains the following:
- the LOC103570033 gene encoding speckle-type POZ protein: MMKIERGYTNIKKHVVLYEWKINEISSYIEKSDDHSDQNISIKSPSFSAGSDSEKKWSLEFKSSPAELSEGTEKKWLSVFLMHTTDSDAEVKTKYLCFILNNNNERVKIKKFSKTFKGKGGWGNRRFLDKNELLERKDELTPNNTLTVCIELNVFDDLTTMSNDLSILRKSKFRMADDFKKIFDSKIGNDVILKVKDQVFEAHKIVLMARSPVFLTMFSSEMIENKEYKVNIPDIDPDIFKYLLEFIYTDDVSNLDAVAEDLLEVADRYMLDSLKDRCAESLCHSLTVDNAVKLLILADRYCVEEMLEHVSNFILTNAENVVETPEYELMEKTNPSLGLVLFKKFAASKSNRAF; encoded by the coding sequence ATGATGAAGATCGAACGCGGTTACACAAACATAAAGAAGCACGTGGTTTTATACGAATGGAAAATAAACGAAATAAGttcatatattgaaaaatcagATGACCATTCCGAccaaaatatttcaataaaatcgcCATCATTTTCAGCAGGAAGTGACtcggaaaaaaaatggagTCTTGAATTTAAATCGAGCCCTGCTGAATTATCAGAAggtactgaaaaaaaatggctgTCTGTATTTTTAATGCACACTACAGACTCTGATGCTgaagttaaaacaaaatatttgtgcttcattttaaataataataatgagagagttaagataaaaaagttcAGCAAAACCTTCAAAGGTAAAGGCGGCTGGGGAAATCGTCGGTTTCTTGACAAAAATGAGTTACTGGAAAGAAAAGATGAACTCACTCCAAATAACACACTGACAGTTTGTATTGAGCTCAATGTATTTGATGACTTGACGACGATGTCCAATGACTTAAGTATACTGCGAAAGTCTAAATTCCGTATGGCTGATgactttaagaaaattttcgacaGCAAGATAGGCAATGATGTCATTCTAAAAGTAAAAGACCAAGTCTTTGAAGCTCATAAAATAGTTTTGATGGCTCGCAGTCCAGTATTCTTGACGATGTTTAGTTCTGAGATGATAGAAAATAAAGAGTACAAAGTTAACATACCAGACATTGATCCTGACATCTTCAAATATCTGTTAGAATTCATTTACACTGATGATGTTTCAAATTTAGATGCCGTTGCTGAAGACCTGCTTGAAGTTGCTGATAGATATATGTTAGATTCACTAAAAGACAGATGTGCAGAATCACTTTGTCATTCTTTGACGGTTGACAACGCTGTCAAGTTACTAATTTTAGCAGATAGATATTGTGTCGAAGAAATGCTTGAACATGTTTCCAATTTTATATTAACGAACGCTGAAAATGTTGTGGAAACTCCTGAGTATGAACTGATGGAAAAAACAAATCCGTCTTTGGGTctggttttatttaaaaaattcgcaGCATCTAAATCCAATAGggcattttaa
- the LOC128668775 gene encoding speckle-type POZ protein-like: MKRCYTVETKHTVTYEWKINSISLYLQPKSNDEGENIKFKSSSFSTSAGVRDLWKLHLNFNHNVQSVNKGFVSMYLQSLINDCKIQTEFTFYVLNNKKEKTNAETLKLLFESNKTCHGIPDFIVKEELLLNKRLLTPHDTLTVGVELVIFDNTLDIPIKKSTNLMAQDYKQLLDNKIGSDIVLAVGDQKFEAHKSILMARSPVFLAMFTNNMKESRESEITIPDIEPHIFKKILYSIYTDEVTELDENAEDLLEAADRFQLLSLKEMCEKSLCNSVTIERAITILTLAERHNAKQLIDFVADFIII; this comes from the coding sequence atgaaaagatgTTATACAGTTGAAACTAAACATACAGTGACGTACGaatggaaaataaatagtataagTTTGTATTTACAACCTAAAAGTAATGATGAGggtgaaaatataaaattcaaatcttcTTCATTTTCAACAAGCGCTGGTGTAAGAGACTTATGGAAGTTAcatcttaattttaatcacaATGTACAATCAGTAAATAAAGGCTTCGTGTCAATGTATTTACAATCTTTGATAAATGATTGTAAAATTCAAAcagaatttacattttatgttttgaacaataaaaaagaaaagactAATGCTGAAACTTTGAAACTGTTATTTGAAAGCAATAAAACTTGCCATGGGATTCCGGATTTTATAGTGAAAGAAGAGCTACTGTTAAATAAAAGATTACTTACACCTCATGACACCTTGACAGTTGGTGTTGAATTGGTAATATTTGATAATACCCTCGATATTCCAATAAAGAAATCAACTAATCTAATGGCTCAGGATTATAAGCAGCTTCTTGATAATAAAATCGGCAGTGACATTGTCCTAGCAGTGGGTGACCAAAAGTTCGAAGCTCATAAGTCGATTTTGATGGCCCGTAGTCCAGTTTTTCTAGCGATGTTCACTAATAACATGAAAGAAAGCAGAGAAAGTGAAATAACTATACCAGATATCGAgcctcatatatttaaaaaaatattatattcaatttacaCTGATGAAGTGACTGAATTAGATGAAAATGCTGAGGATTTGCTTGAAGCTGCTGATCGTTTTCAGTTACTGTCACTTAAAGAAATGTGCGAAAAATCTCTTTGCAATTCTGTGACTATTGAAAGAGCGATTACGATTTTAACATTGGCAGAACGACACAACGCAAAGCAATTGATAGATTTTGTAgctgattttataataatataa